A genomic window from Brassica oleracea var. oleracea cultivar TO1000 chromosome C8, BOL, whole genome shotgun sequence includes:
- the LOC106307435 gene encoding uncharacterized protein LOC106307435 isoform X2, producing the protein MQREYTQVLVVSSISLMLAAAAHYRLRRLRDTKIIPRLKTSHKHKDNEKLERFSQYVARQMGFKDRRDCPNLCKLAAEYISKSECCEEDIYSFFSQEPDADSLFIKLVEEFERCILSYFAFHWSHADLMISQILHADTEPKRKLKQIVMAATREQRINRVTKNLKVARVFNTLVEEMRAMGIASVDDSQCTEVMEPVAHKDRSPVLLLMGGGMGAGKSTVLKDILKEAFWAGADAVVIEADAFKESDVIYRALSSRGHVDMIQTAELVHQSSTDAASSLLVTALNEGRDVIMDGTLSWVPFVVQTITMARNVHRHHYRMGAGYKVDDDGVITEDYWERIGERQQLQEDGRRRKPYRIELVGVVCDAYLAVIRGIRRAIMSRRAVRVRSQLRSHKRFADAFLTYCSLVDGARLYCTNALEGSPKLIGWKEKEKTLLVDPEEIDCLKRVGGLNENADSIYQLYNQPNPACEAGSIWKDIVLSPSRFNIQQELKYSIQKVERSKQQQQHQKLKDKRV; encoded by the exons ATGCAGAGAG AATACACGCAGGTACTGGTGGTATCATCGATCAGTTTGATGCTAGCAGCGGCAGCGCATTACCGTCTCAGAAGGCTACGTGACACCAAAATCATCCCTCGTCTAAAAACATCTCACAAACACAAAGATAATGAGAAACTAGAGAGATTCTCTCAATACGTGGCGAGGCAGATGGGGTTTAAAGACAGAAGAGACTGTCCGAATCTCTGCAAGTTAGCAGCGGAGTACATCAGCAAATCAGAATGCTGTGAAGAAGACATTTACAGCTTCTTCTCTCAAGAGCCTGACGCTGATTCTCTCTTCATTAAGCTCGTTGAGGAGTTTGAAAGATGCATTCTCAGCTACTTTGCGTTTCACTGGAGCCACGCTGATCTCATGATTAGTCAG ATTCTACATGCGGACACTGAGCCTAAGAGGAAGCTGAAGCAGATTGTGATGGCAGCTACAAG GGAACAGAGGATCAATAGGGTGACTAAGAACTTAAAAGTAGCAAGAGTGTTCAACACTTTGGTAGAGGAGATGAGAGCAATGGGGATAGCGTCTGTGGATGACTCACAGTGCACTGAGGTTATGGAACCAGTGGCTCACAAAGACAGAAGCCCGGTTCTACTCCTCATGGGTGGTGGGATGGGTGCAGGCAAAAGCACTGTTCTTAAGGACATTCTCAAAGA AGCGTTTTGGGCAGGAGCAGACGCTGTGGTAATTGAAGCCGATGCTTTCAAGGAATCTGACGTCATATACAGAGCCTTAAGCTCTCGTGGACATGTAGATATGATCCAGACAGCTGAACTGGTTCACCAGTCATCAACAGATGCAGCTTCATCGCTGCTAGTGACGGCTTTGAACGAAGGGAGGGATGTGATAATGGATGGGACACTGTCTTGGGTACCTTTTGTGGTGCAGACAATAACAATGGCGAGGAACGTGCACCGTCACCATTACAGAATGGGAGCTGGATACAAGGTTGATGATGATGGCGTCATCACAGAGGATTACTGGGAACGGATTGGTGAAAGACAACAGCTGCAGGAGGATGGGAGGAGGAGAAAACCGTATAGGATAGAACTAGTTGGAGTCGTGTGTGATGCTTATTTAGCTGTTATAAGAGGCATTAG GAGAGCTATCATGAGTAGAAGAGCGGTTAGGGTGAGATCGCAGCTGAGATCTCACAAAAGGTTTGCAGATGCGTTTCTTACGTATTGCAGCCTTGTTGATGGTGCTAGGCTCTACTGCACTAACGCTCTCGAAGGCTCACCAAAG CTGATAGGTTGGAAAGAGAAGGAGAAGACGTTGCTGGTGGATCCAGAGGAGATAGACTGTTTGAAACGTGTGGGAGGGTTGAACGAGAACGCAGACTCAATATACCAGCTCTATAACCAACCGAACCCAGCTTGTGAAGCCGGATCAATCTGGAAAGACATTGTTCTTTCACCTTCAAGGTTTAACATTCAACAGGAGCTCAAATACTCCATTCAGAAAGTCGAAAGATCTAAACAACAACAACAACATCAAAAGCTCAAAGACAAGAGAGTTTAA
- the LOC106307435 gene encoding uncharacterized protein LOC106307435 isoform X3, with protein sequence MLAAAAHYRLRRLRDTKIIPRLKTSHKHKDNEKLERFSQYVARQMGFKDRRDCPNLCKLAAEYISKSECCEEDIYSFFSQEPDADSLFIKLVEEFERCILSYFAFHWSHADLMISQILHADTEPKRKLKQIVMAATREQRINRVTKNLKVARVFNTLVEEMRAMGIASVDDSQCTEVMEPVAHKDRSPVLLLMGGGMGAGKSTVLKDILKEAFWAGADAVVIEADAFKESDVIYRALSSRGHVDMIQTAELVHQSSTDAASSLLVTALNEGRDVIMDGTLSWVPFVVQTITMARNVHRHHYRMGAGYKVDDDGVITEDYWERIGERQQLQEDGRRRKPYRIELVGVVCDAYLAVIRGIRRAIMSRRAVRVRSQLRSHKRFADAFLTYCSLVDGARLYCTNALEGSPKLIGWKEKEKTLLVDPEEIDCLKRVGGLNENADSIYQLYNQPNPACEAGSIWKDIVLSPSRFNIQQELKYSIQKVERSKQQQQHQKLKDKRV encoded by the exons ATGCTAGCAGCGGCAGCGCATTACCGTCTCAGAAGGCTACGTGACACCAAAATCATCCCTCGTCTAAAAACATCTCACAAACACAAAGATAATGAGAAACTAGAGAGATTCTCTCAATACGTGGCGAGGCAGATGGGGTTTAAAGACAGAAGAGACTGTCCGAATCTCTGCAAGTTAGCAGCGGAGTACATCAGCAAATCAGAATGCTGTGAAGAAGACATTTACAGCTTCTTCTCTCAAGAGCCTGACGCTGATTCTCTCTTCATTAAGCTCGTTGAGGAGTTTGAAAGATGCATTCTCAGCTACTTTGCGTTTCACTGGAGCCACGCTGATCTCATGATTAGTCAG ATTCTACATGCGGACACTGAGCCTAAGAGGAAGCTGAAGCAGATTGTGATGGCAGCTACAAG GGAACAGAGGATCAATAGGGTGACTAAGAACTTAAAAGTAGCAAGAGTGTTCAACACTTTGGTAGAGGAGATGAGAGCAATGGGGATAGCGTCTGTGGATGACTCACAGTGCACTGAGGTTATGGAACCAGTGGCTCACAAAGACAGAAGCCCGGTTCTACTCCTCATGGGTGGTGGGATGGGTGCAGGCAAAAGCACTGTTCTTAAGGACATTCTCAAAGA AGCGTTTTGGGCAGGAGCAGACGCTGTGGTAATTGAAGCCGATGCTTTCAAGGAATCTGACGTCATATACAGAGCCTTAAGCTCTCGTGGACATGTAGATATGATCCAGACAGCTGAACTGGTTCACCAGTCATCAACAGATGCAGCTTCATCGCTGCTAGTGACGGCTTTGAACGAAGGGAGGGATGTGATAATGGATGGGACACTGTCTTGGGTACCTTTTGTGGTGCAGACAATAACAATGGCGAGGAACGTGCACCGTCACCATTACAGAATGGGAGCTGGATACAAGGTTGATGATGATGGCGTCATCACAGAGGATTACTGGGAACGGATTGGTGAAAGACAACAGCTGCAGGAGGATGGGAGGAGGAGAAAACCGTATAGGATAGAACTAGTTGGAGTCGTGTGTGATGCTTATTTAGCTGTTATAAGAGGCATTAG GAGAGCTATCATGAGTAGAAGAGCGGTTAGGGTGAGATCGCAGCTGAGATCTCACAAAAGGTTTGCAGATGCGTTTCTTACGTATTGCAGCCTTGTTGATGGTGCTAGGCTCTACTGCACTAACGCTCTCGAAGGCTCACCAAAG CTGATAGGTTGGAAAGAGAAGGAGAAGACGTTGCTGGTGGATCCAGAGGAGATAGACTGTTTGAAACGTGTGGGAGGGTTGAACGAGAACGCAGACTCAATATACCAGCTCTATAACCAACCGAACCCAGCTTGTGAAGCCGGATCAATCTGGAAAGACATTGTTCTTTCACCTTCAAGGTTTAACATTCAACAGGAGCTCAAATACTCCATTCAGAAAGTCGAAAGATCTAAACAACAACAACAACATCAAAAGCTCAAAGACAAGAGAGTTTAA
- the LOC106307435 gene encoding uncharacterized protein LOC106307435 isoform X1: MANDELVKPENPHSSFRQDHFTGIRHNFELFPTHDYNSAFEQLLDINLQIGAAPYEENEVWNQFQEHKATALEDSMIHHNDDSVTEATGARQKQEIDDNLDLAPSSSQCWSIPGMDVGKEFQDAKACRKSLREAAISQRFEMQTIKSDKTRFTAKCMSQGCPWRIHCAKLPKAPTFTIRTIHGTHTCRGVPHLGHQQATVQWVADTVAEKVKENPHFKPKQILEEIHKTHGIALSYKQAWRGKERLMGRLRGSFEEEYRLLPQYCEEIMRANPGSLAVVHANPKDERFQQVFVSFKASVTGFLTACRPLIALDKAVLKSKYPGTLLVASGFDGDGGALPLAYAVVNEDNGTNWYQFLAELRKSLEMNCESVRKQLTIISTMEKAVVDGVESNFPRAFHGLCVLHLAERFSKEFHSSALESLLWEAAHSPTVLEFNSKLNSIQQISPEAFLWIQNISPSLWASSCFEGTRFGQLTANVVAESLERWVEDVSGLPIIQTMECFHRRLMDMFKERREASLHWSSDVLVPSAESRMLAAIAKSRCHRVYRANEAEFEVMDSEGNVVVDVEKRSCLCGRWEVYGLPCSHAVGALLSCGEDVYEYAESCFTMESYRRTYADSIEPVSDNVEWREKVLKIEGGGDGIRTPKVTGGARKGRRRIRPVDNGDRVKRLVHCSRCQQTGHFRTTCIAPM; this comes from the coding sequence ATGGCAAACGACGAGCTTGTGAAGCCTGAGAACCCTCACTCGTCGTTCAGACAAGATCACTTCACTGGAATCCGACACAACTTTGAGCTGTTTCCTACTCACGACTACAACTCCGCATTCGAACAGCTGCTCGATATCAACCTCCAGATCGGTGCTGCTCCCTACGAAGAAAACGAGGTCTGGAACCAGTTCCAAGAACACAAAGCCACAGCTCTTGAAGACTCAATGATTCATCACAACGATGACTCTGTAACTGAAGCCACGGGAGCGAGACAGAAGCAAGAGATTGATGATAACTTAGACTTGGCTCCTTCTAGCTCGCAATGCTGGTCTATTCCCGGTATGGATGTTGGTAAGGAGTTTCAGGACGCCAAAGCCTGTAGAAAATCGCTGCGAGAAGCAGCGATCTCTCAGCGTTTCGAGATGCAAACGATTAAATCCGACAAGACACGCTTCACCGCGAAGTGCATGTCCCAAGGCTGCCCTTGGAGGATCCACTGCGCCAAGCTTCCTAAAGCTCCAACTTTTACGATAAGAACCATTCACGGAACTCACACTTGCCGTGGAGTTCCGCATCTCGGTCATCAGCAAGCCACTGTTCAGTGGGTTGCTGATACCGTTGCCGAAAAGGTGAAAGAGAATCCTCATTTCAAACCGAAGCAGATACTGGAAGAGATTCATAAAACTCACGGGATCGCGTTGTCTTACAAGCAAGCGTGGAGAGGGAAAGAGCGGTTAATGGGGAGGCTACGCGGCTCGTTTGAAGAAGAGTATCGTCTCCTTCCACAGTACTGCGAAGAAATCATGAGAGCAAATCCAGGGAGTTTAGCTGTTGTTCACGCGAATCCTAAAGATGAGAGGTTTCAACAAGTGTTTGTATCCTTCAAAGCGTCGGTCACCGGCTTTTTAACTGCCTGCCGTCCTCTCATCGCTCTCGACAAGGCGGTTTTAAAGAGCAAGTATCCGGGGACGTTGCTCGTTGCTAGCGGATTTGACGGAGACGGAGGCGCGTTACCGTTGGCTTACGCTGTAGTCAACGAAGATAACGGTACCAACTGGTATCAGTTCCTCGCGGAGCTTCGTAAAAGTCTTGAAATGAACTGTGAAAGTGTACGGAAGCAGCTTACTATAATCTCCACCATGGAGAAAGCTGTTGTTGACGGTGTAGAGTCTAACTTCCCAAGAGCTTTTCACGGCTTATGCGTTCTTCATCTCGCGGAAAGGTTCAGTAAAGAGTTTCACAGCTCGGCTCTCGAGAGCCTTCTCTGGGAGGCTGCGCATTCTCCCACCGTCCTCGAGTTCAATTCAAAGCTCAACAGCATCCAGCAGATATCTCCGGAGGCCTTTTTATGGATACAGAACATCTCTCCTTCTCTGTGGGCGTCGTCGTGCTTTGAAGGAACGAGGTTCGGGCAGTTAACAGCGAATGTGGTCGCCGAGTCGCTAGAGAGATGGGTCGAAGATGTCTCTGGTCTCCCTATCATCCAGACGATGGAGTGTTTCCACCGCCGTTTGATGGATATGTTTAAAGAGCGCCGCGAAGCGAGCTTGCATTGGTCTTCTGATGTGCTTGTTCCTTCTGCTGAGAGTCGAATGCTTGCGGCTATAGCCAAATCTCGCTGCCACCGAGTTTACAGAGCGAACGAGGCTGAGTTTGAAGTCATGGATAGTGAAGGTAACGTTGTTGTGGATGTAGAAAAACGTTCTTGTTTGTGTGGACGTTGGGAGGTTTACGGTTTGCCGTGTAGCCACGCCGTTGGAGCGCTCTTGTCTTGCGGAGAGGACGTTTACGAGTACGCGGAGAGTTGTTTCACCATGGAGAGTTACAGAAGAACTTATGCTGATTCTATAGAGCCTGTTTCGGATAATGTTGAGTGGAGAGAAAAGGTTTTAAAGATAGAAGGTGGTGGAGATGGGATAAGAACGCCAAAGGTTACAGGAGGTGCTCGGAAGGGGAGGAGGAGGATAAGACCAGTGGATAATGGTGATCGTGTGAAGCGTCTGGTTCATTGTAGCCGGTGTCAACAGACGGGTCATTTCAGGACAACTTGTATTGCTCCTATGTAA
- the LOC106309394 gene encoding ribosome biogenesis protein BMS1 homolog: protein MAADELMPTHKSHRNPKSGPTMKKKSENDKKKRGVPDNKQQNPRAFSFTSADKAKILKLHAAEKEQKRIHLPTIDRNYGDPPPFVVVVQGPPGVGKSLVIKSLVKHFTHQNVPEVRGPITIVQGKKNRIQFVECPNDINGMVDCAKVADLAILLIDGSYGFEMETFEFLNIMQVHGFPKVMGVLTHLDKFNDVKKLRKTKKRLKQRFSTEIYKGAKLFYLSGLIHGKYSKLEVDHLSQFISLSLIKFHPLKWRTSHPYVLADRMEDVTPPEKIQMDKKCDRNVTLYGYLRGCNLKKGTKVHIAGVGDYSLAGVTALPDPCPLPSAAKKKGLRDREKLFYAPMSGIGDLLYDKDAVYININDHLVQYSKNDDEIGDPTNKGKGRDVGEDLVKSLQNTKYSVDEKLGKTFINLFGKNIISTSSERKLEEESSESGDDEAEDCVMDVESSDGETKQKNEIHGGLLRRKAIFKDEGGESDAAMGSDQDDVEGEEDVESDGDESEDGEDDSASDSQELDEDDVEEAGDRVLGNISKWKEPLKEKGTKKNLNLMQIVYGASGSSATTEENDDEDFFKPKGEQNKNLGGAMNVGYVNADDCSRFINYGNLKNWKEKEDCEIIRNRFTTGDWSEAALRNQNSVPGDEGGDFEDLEAENVESGTNQNEDSEAVERRHQKLALRAEFDANNPTYSEAKELGYVDKLKEELETRKQMNMLELNDLDEDTRIEVEGFRTGTYLRLEIHNVPCEMVEFFDPCHPVLVGGIGYGEDNVGYMQARLKKHRWHKKVLKTRDPIIVSIGWRRYQTVPVYAIEDRNDRHRMLKYTPEHMHCLATFWGPLVPPNTGFVAFQNLSSNQAGFRITATSVVLEYNHQAHIAKKIKLVGHPCKIKKKTAFIKDMFTSDLEIARFEGSSVRTVSGIRGQVKKAGKNMLDDNAQEGIARCTFEDQIKMSDIVFLKAWPTVEVPQFYNPLTTALQPRERTWTGMRTFWELRRQHNIPIPVNKDSLYKPIERKIKKFNPLVISKKLQEELPFTSKPKNKPGRKRPSLDVRRAVVMEPGERKALAIVQQLKLMNKVKMIKRKAKEQEKRKEYEAEKAKKEAVFKKRNREERRERYRTEDKQKNKKMRRNQD, encoded by the exons ATGGCCGCCGATGAGTTGATGCCGACTCACAAGTCGCACAGAAATCCCAAATCAGGTCCCACCATGAAGAAGAAATCTGAAAACGACAAGAAGAAGCGTGGCGTCCCCGATAACAAGCAGCAAAACCCTAGA GCGTTTAGCTTTACGTCGGCTGATAAGGCGAAGATTTTGAAGCTTCACGCTGCGGAGAAGGAACAGAAACGAATTCATCTTCCGACTATTGATCGTAATTACGGCGATCCTCCTCCTTTCGTCGTCGTTGTTCAAGGTCCCCCAGGG GTCGGAAAGTCTCTTGTGATTAAGTCCCTTGTGAAGCACTTTACACACCAGAATGTACCGGAAGTTCGAGGACCTATCACCATTGTACAAG GTAAGAAGAATCGGATACAATTTGTGGAATGCCCTAATGATATAAATGGGATGGTGGATTGTGCCAAGGTTGCTGATCTAGCTATTCTTCTCATAGACGGGAGTTATGGTTTTGAGATG GAAACCTTTGAATTCCTCAATATAATGCAAGTGCATGGATTTCCCAAAGTTATGGGAGTCCTCACACACCTGGACAAGTTCAACGACGTAAAGAAGCTGAGGAAAACAAAAAAACGTCTCAAGCAACGTTTCTCGACAGAAATATACAAAGGAGCTAAATTGTTTTATTTATCTGGTCTCATTCATGGGAA GTATTCAAAACTTGAAGTTGACCACCTATCCCAATTTATATCTTTATCTTTAATCAAGTTTCATCCACTGAAATGGCGAACGTCACACCCATATGTGTTGGCTGATCGTATGGAAGATGTTACCCCTCCCGAGAAAATTCAGATGGATAAGAAATGCGATAGAAATGTCACGTTGTATGGTTACCTACGTGGTTGTAACTTGAAAAAAGGGACGAAG GTTCATATTGCTGGAGTTGGTGACTATAGTTTAGCCGGGGTGACTGCCTTACCTGATCCTTGTCCTTTACCCTCAGCTGCCAAGAAGAAGGGGCTGCGTGACAGAGAAAAGCTTTTCTACGCTCCTATGTCCGGGATTGGGGATCTTTTGTATGACAAAGATGCTGTTTATATTAATATAAATGATCACCTTGTTCAGTACTCTAAAAACGATGATGAAATTGGAGATCCTACTAATAAAG GAAAGGGCAGGGATGTTGGTGAAGATTTAGTAAAGTCGTTGCAGAACACAAAATATTCTGTTGATGAGAAGTTAGGGAAAACGTTCATCAATTTATTTGGAAAAAACATTATTTCCACCAGCTCAGAAAGAAAACTTGAGGAAGAGTCATCAGAGTCTGGTGATGATGAAGCTGAAGATTGTGTAATGGATGTAGAGAGCAGCGATGGTGAAACGAAGCAGAAAAATGAGATCCATGGTGGGCTGCTGAGGAGGAAAGCTATCTTCAAAGATGAAGGCGGTGAAAGTGATGCAGCAATG GGCTCAGACCAAGATGATGTTGAGGGAGAAGAAGATGTTGAATCTGACGGTGATGAATCCGAAGATGGCGAAGATGACTCTGCCTCTGATTCGCAGGAATTAGATGAAGATGATGTTGAGGAAGCAGGAGATAGAGTCCTTGGTAACATATCAAAATGGAAAGAACCCTTAAAGGAGAAGGGCACAAAGAAAAACCTCAACTTGATGCAAATTGTTTATGGTGCATCGGGATCATCAGCTACTACTGAAGAAAATGATGACGAAGACTTCTTTAAGCCAAAAGGAGAACAAAACAAG AACTTAGGTGGTGCAATGAATGTGGGATATGTCAACGCAGATGACTGTTCAAGATTTATAAATTATGGAAACCTGAAAAATTGGAAAGAGAAAGAGGACTGTGAGATCATTCGTAATCGATTCACCACTGGTGATTGGTCAGAAGCTGCCCTGAGAAATCAAAACTCAGTCCCTGGCGATGAAGGTGGTGATTTTGAGGATCTAGAAGCAGAGAACGTAGAGTCTGGTACAAATCAAAATGAAGATAGTGAAGCAGTTGAGCGTAGGCATCAAAAGCTGGCTCTCCGAGCGGAGTTTGATGCGAACAATCCCACTTATAGTGAAGCCAAGGAACTCGGATACGTTGATAAA TTGAAGGAGGAGCTTGAAACTAGAAAACAAATGAACATGTTAGAGCTCAATGATCTTGACGAGGATACTCGAATCGAGGTAGAAGGTTTCCGGACTGGAACATACTTGCGGCTGGAGATTCACAATGTTCCTTGTGAGATGGTCGAGTTCTTTGATCCGTGTCATCCAGTTCTTGTTGGAGGTATTGGTTACGGCGAGGATAATGTTGGATATATGCAG GCACGGTTGAAGAAACATAGGTGGCATAAGAAAGTACTGAAGACGAGAGATCCCATTATTGTGTCTATTGGATGGAGACGCTACCAGACTGTTCCTGTATACGCCATTGAAGATCGCAATGATAGGCATCGAATGCTCAAGTATACTCCGGAACACATGCACTGCCTTGCTACGTTCTGGGGTCCTCTTGTCCCGCCCAACACAGGCTTTGTCGCTTTCCAAAACCTGTCAAGCAATCAG GCAGGGTTTAGGATAACAGCGACTTCTGTAGTACTCGAGTATAATCACCAAGCCCATATCGCAAAGAAAATCAAGCTGGTTGGTCACCCATGCAAGATCAAGAAAAAAACTGCATTTATCAAAGACATGTTCACTTCTGACCTCGAAATAGCTCGGTTCGAAGGTTCATCTGTCCGGACAGTTAGTGGCATTAGAGGACAAGTTAAAAAG GCTGGAAAGAACATGCTAGATGACAATGCACAAGAAGGGATTGCGAGGTGTACATTTGAAGACCAAATAAAAATGAGCGACATAGTCTTCTTAAAGGCTTGGCCAACAGTGGAAGTTCCACAGTTTTACAATCCTCTAACTACAGCCTTGCAGCCTCGGGAGAGGACGTGGACAGGGATGAGAACGTTTTGGGAACTTCGTAGGCAGCATAACATTCCTATTCCGGTGAATAAGGATTCACTCTACAAG CCAATCGAAAGGAAGATAAAGAAGTTCAATCCATTGGTGATATCAAAGAAACTACAAGAGGAGCTACCGTTTACTTCCAAACCCAAAAATAAACCAGGGAGAAAAAGACCGTCACTGGATGTTAGAAGAGCTGTTGTAATGGAGCCGGGAGAAAGAAAGGCTCTTGCTATTGTTCAGCAACTAAAGCTGATGAATAAAGTCAAG ATGATTAAGAGAAAAGCAAAGGAGCAGGAGAAGAGGAAAGAGTATGAGGCAGAGAAAGCTAAGAAGGAGGCAGTCTTTAAGAAACGTAACAGAGAGGAGAGACGTGAGAGGTATCGTACTGAAGATAAACAGAAGAATAAGAAGATGAGACGAAACCAAGATTAG
- the LOC106312113 gene encoding PTI1-like tyrosine-protein kinase 1 — protein MRKWICCTCQIQDSSEEEHLKSYQQQSDANHKVPKPAAVAKHEAEVQKEPLPVEVPPLSSDEVKEKTENFGSKALIGEGSYGRVYYATLNDGVAVALKKLDVSPEAESDAEFLSQVSMVSRLKHENLVQLLGFCVDGSLRVLAYEFATMGSLHDILHGRKGVQGAQPGPTLDWTTRVKIAVEAARGLEYLHEKSQPPVIHRDIRSSNVLLFEDYKAKIADFNLSNQAPDNAARLHSTRVLGTFGYHAPEYAMTGQLTQKSDVYSFGVVLLELLTGRKPVDHTMPRGQQSLVTWATPRLSEDKVKQCIDPKLKADYPPKAVAKLAAVAALCVQYESEFRPNMSIVVKALQPLLKLAAPAPPSPAPES, from the exons ATGCGCAAGTGGATCTGTTGTACATGTCAGATACAAGACTCCAGTGAAGAGGAACACTTGAAAAGTTATCAGCAGCAATCCGATG CGAATCACAAGGTTCCAAAACCAGCAGCTGTTGCTAAGCACGAGGCGGAGGTGCAGAAGGAACCTCTTCCTGTAGAGGTTCCTCCCTTGTCTTCAGATGAAGTCAAGGAAAAGACTGAAAATTTCGGATCAAAGGCCCTAATTGGAGAAGGATCTTACGGAAGAGTGTATTACGCGACACTAAACGATGGTGTAGCGGTTGCTCTGAAGAAACTTGATGTCTCACCTGAAGCTGAGTCAGATGCTGAGTTCTTGAGTCAG GTTTCAATGGTTTCTAGACTCAAGCATGAGAATCTCGTTCAACTGCTTGGCTTCTGCGTTGATGGAAGCCTCCGCGTCCTTGCGTACGAGTTTGCAACAATGGGATCGTTGCATGACATCTTACACG GTAGGAAGGGAGTTCAAGGAGCACAGCCAGGTCCAACACTAGACTGGACAACGAGGGTGAAAATCGCGGTCGAGGCAGCTAGGGGTTTGGAGTACCTTCACGAGAAGTCTCAGCCTCCTGTAATCCATAGAGATATAAGATCCAGCAACGTTCTTCTTTTCGAAGACTACAAGGCCAAGATTGCTGATTTTAACCTCTCGAACCAAGCTCCTGACAACGCTGCTCGTCTTCACTCGACAAGAGTCTTGGGAACTTTTGGCTATCATGCTCCAGA ATATGCAATGACTGGACAGTTGACTCAGAAGAGTGATGTGTACAGCTTTGGGGTTGTGCTTCTAGAGCTTCTGACAGGGAGGAAACCGGTTGATCACACCATGCCTCGTGGTCAGCAAAGTCTTGTGACTTGG GCAACACCAAGACTTAGTGAAGATAAAGTCAAACAATGCATTGATCCAAAGCTTAAAGCTGATTACCCTCCGAAAGCAGTTGCTAAG CTTGCAGCAGTGGCAGCACTGTGTGTGCAATATGAATCTGAGTTTAGACCCAATATGAGCATAGTTGTGAAGGCTCTGCAGCCGCTCCTCAAACTTGCAGCTCCAGCTCCTCCCTCTCCAGCGCCAGAGTCTTGA